A segment of the Entelurus aequoreus isolate RoL-2023_Sb linkage group LG23, RoL_Eaeq_v1.1, whole genome shotgun sequence genome:
TCTGGGATGGCGGTGAGCTCGGGGTGATGAAAGAAGGGATGGAGCGGGAAGCGGTAAGTTTACGCTCAGGCGTGGAAGAGGCTCTTGCATTGCGCACATCGCCGGAAGAAAACATGAAGCTGGAAAGCTCTCCATTGCTGTAGGTGGAGTGTAGCCACTCTTCCTCCGCGGAGGTCTCAGGCAAGGATGGAGAGGACGAAAGACCGGGGTGGCTATGGTGCACTGTGGCGGAGGAGTCTTTGAACATTACCTGGTCATAGAGCTGGGAATACTCTGCTATCCTTGCACCTGAAGATGAAATACAATATATGAGATGTATGTTACCACTCGGCCAGAATACATTACAATTAAAGGTAGAAATGGAATCCCACCAAGGCCAAACCATCCTGAATAAATCGGTCCGACTTGGTTTAAAAAGGTATGACAAACTAGACAAAGACTGttacactggtgcttcctgcctaaTTAGCCCCAATATACACAAACTAggattgtctcgataccaatattttggtaccggtacctgagaaggagctgagccggaaggcaaagctctcaatttaccggtcaatttacgttcccatcctcacctatggtcatgagctttggttcATGTCCGAAAGgaaaagatcacgggtacaagcggccaaaattagtttcctctgccaggtggcggggctctcccttagagatagagtgagaagctctgtcatccgggaggagctcaaagtaaagccgctgcccctccacatcgagaggacccAGATGAGgcagttcgggcatctggtcaggatgcgacccgaacgcctccctagggaggtgtttagggcacgtcctacAAGTAgggggccacggggaagacccaggacccgttgggaagactatgtctcccggctcgcCTGGAAACGCCTTGGGAtcctccgggaggagctggacgaagtggctggggagagggaagtctgggcttccctgcttccctgcgacccgaccacgtataagcggaagaagatggatggatggaggcatTTTTTATGTCGAGACTTGATAAGCAATTTAATGTATTGTTTTAgctttgtatatttttataatggaatttttttttctaaacagcGATGTGGTCCATCCTTTTGTTTTTGGTTGTAGTTTTGAATAAGATGCagcttttttttcagtttttatttGCAGTCTGTTATGTGCTACTGAATCCACTGCATGGCTAAACCTAGTAATGTTATGAGTTTAGAAGCACAATAAGACTACCTGGATGCATTGGTTTTCCACATTGTCCCACACAAACGTCCAACATCTGGTAATTTGGATCTGGTCACCCTACCCAGGTAGGACGACCcgtcagtatttttttttatcaggatCAATGTGGTTCTCTTGCCTTGCACTTTTAATGGTAACAAGATATGTAATATctgaaaaacaaatgttttgcaTTACCTATAGCAGCTCCCCCTTGTTTCTTCTCCTCTAAGATGGCCGCCAGGTCTTTCTGCCTCCTGTCAGGTCTGTGTCGACCACAAGAGTCCCCAGGATCCATACTCCTCATACGCAACAGTTGGTTAGCTTTCTTTATCTTCTGGCTATACTGTCGTGCCATCAGAAAGACACGATTCTTGGATTTGTCCATAAGTTCCAGGGGGAAGTCTACTGACTCACCCAGCAGGAGAGAGGAGGAGGCCAGTGGCGAGTCCAGAACTGCCAGCTGCCCTGGAAACAAACTATGGAGATCCTTGATAGAATTCTCTCTCTGAGGAGGGGTTTTTGGAGGAAGTTCGACCAGGTCATCATCCTCTAATCGGAAGCTGCCGCTACTTAGGCGAGCCAGTCTGTTGCGAATGCTTTTCACTGTGCCGGGTAAGGGTTCTGGTGCGACTGGAAGAGGTTTTGGACTACAAGCAGGACTCTGAAGTTCACCTTCAGTGGTTCCCTCACCTTGAAAGTCAGAGAGGTTGATGACTGGGATGGTGAAAGATTGTGATGAGCGCACAGGGGGTGGTCTAGCCTGATGTGCTGGGGGGCTCTTAGTTGGATACATGGCTGATTGGGGATCAGCCAGAGGACTGGTTTTGACTGAGGGTGTCCTCTTTAGTGACTCACTGGCATTGACCGGGAATGCAGAAGGCAGTCGTTCGGCTTTCTTTTCGTTGTTCCTGATATAGTTTTCCAAGTCATTCCAGAGCTCATCACCGTGTTCTGACATTCGATTTCCTTTCTGTGAATGTTTAGAGGCGATGAAAGCAGAGGACGAGGAGTACTCTGGCTCTGATTGGACGGAATAGAGGGTTCCAGATCTTTCATCATTTCCAAAGCGTAGACTCTGCTCTGACACGAACGCTCGGATGCTCCCACTTAAGTCTTGTTCACAAGGCAGCAGACTGTCTCTCTGCTGATCGGCGTTGATTCCTATTGCTTCTAGTGATGGAGGATCCCGAAAGCAAATGGTGTCATAGATGTTCTCCTCAACCATGTTTAGCTCAGATCTCTGCACCGGCTTCCCTTCTTGAGTGGAGAACTGATTGGTATCTTCGTAATTATCAAATTTTATGATCGGTTCTGTGGTGTCTGGTACCTCTGGCACATTAGGTGCAATTGTTAATTGGCAATGGGAATGTTCTTTCCGTGACCCATCTGAATCTCTTCTGACAAGGCCCATTCTCTTAAGGTCTTCATAGTTGATGTTGTCATAAACATTTTCAATATCATCCATTGTTAGCTGTTCGGCTGACGAAGACCCAGATATGTCATTGCTGGAGGACTCTGTGTGAATCACTTCCAGGTTGTGACCAGGCTGGTTGTCATCTGGATTCTGTTGAACTTCTGTAGCTGTCTCCCCGACACTACTCGCCCTTCGCAGAACCCTGCTGCCATTTGAGGGAGCTTCAATTTGGACACAAGGTAGCTGCTCTACATGCCAGCTACAAGGCCGGGCCGTCCTCGGAGACAACGTCTCGTCTGATCTCCCTGAGGGTGCCTCAGGTTCTGCTCTGCCTGGTTCTGTGGGAACAAACATCTGGTAGATATCCTCGTCGTCATCATCGGGCTGCATGGTTCGCTGTCTGGTGGGGAACATGGCTCTGCGAGCGCGGTGGTCTGCCCAAATGTTCCTAACAGAGTGCTCACTATCTGTCACTACTACTGATGGGACCGAGGACTCTGGAGGTTCCTCTGTCACATTAGAGGTTCTGCGAAGTGGCGGGTGGTGACTTCCATCCCTCACAAGTGACTCTCTGGCTCTCTAAAAGGTAGGGACATGAAAATGACATTAATGAGATGAGGTGCACATTTGAGGTTTTTAATGAACAATTCCATACCTGTAGATCTGAAGGACTCATGTTAAAGGCTTTCCACTGTTCAATACTGTCTACTGATGCTTGAGGGTTCAGCCTCTTCCTACTGCTTTTACCTGGGACTCGCAACCTCTTCCCACCTCCCTGAATGAAGAATCATACCTTTAGCACCAGAAGTGGGCTAAATACTGTTATGTTCTGATCTTAAAACTGACCAGGCCACTCTCATCCTCATCATCTGCATCTTGCTGATGTGGCCCCTCCCCTTCCTCTCGATCACTGTGGTCACCTGGGTCCAAAGACTCCTGTGATTGGTTGATGAGACTGCGGCTGCGACCTATTGTACCCAGAGCCAGCTGGGACACGGGAGAGAGCAGGGTGGCGCCCAGACTTGTTCGCTGGaatgaaacaaaaatatgttttttttgttatgttaATGCCTGCGTGAGTGGTACTGTTACTCTAATTTAACCCTCTATGAAGGCAATACATAGGACAAGCTCTGGattaactttgtttacctattattttatttaactacAGTGACTCTGTCGGAAAGTGTTTCAGTTTGACCTTGTTCTGCAGAAGTTTTAATTTTTAAGGTttcctgtgctcttattttgcCAATGCAGTCTGTGATGTCACTTCCTTTTTAGCACGTCCTCTCCATAGTGCCTGCTTGTTAATTATGGTAATTGCAACCGTCTAACAGCTGGGTGTCAAAGACAAGGCCCGCAGGCCAGATCCGGCCCATGAATGAATTATCTatagcccccgggatgatatttgattagtattagaaccggcccgcaggccacagccacctgctgctgttttgcaggcaccaatactccattcccCACAATGCAACGGTAGCCCGCGAATTCACTGCAAGTGGGCCTCGGCTTCATTATTCATCAGCATTCAGGGCAGATGTCAACTTTCAGCAACCCACCTCTCCAATAATGGCTAAACGGAAGGTGGATGGTGAAAACAGGGGTTTCAAGCCAGGTGGGAGGCAGAGTACATGTCCACGGAGGTAAAAGGCAAACCTGTGTGTCTTGTGTGTGGAGAAAGTGTGGCTGTAATGAAAGAATATAATCTAAGAAGGCACTATGAAACGTCTAAGAAACACAAAGACAAGAATATGGACACGAAACAAAGGCTACAGAAGGTGGAAGAATTAAAATGAGGTCTTAAGTCCTGGCAGGCTCTGTTCACTAAAGCCATATCACAAAGCTTCGGTGTCGTTTTGATAACTGACACcatgtttaattataattataacatatatttagcttgccacccactccataagaagaaagataattcggcaccagtaa
Coding sequences within it:
- the LOC133640524 gene encoding pleckstrin homology domain-containing family G member 1-like isoform X2, encoding MDSSPDSAERPVSYSSTSSSASSRDSHCSLGSRSTLVHNPNCIPVTSDQDSGAIRLELVPAQQLGSGEDDRRDDGDMDTGRQPGRKGTEQTATDHSEPELSLDRGTERIGQVKEPRTYVDRVVQEILDTERTYVQDLRSIVEDYLENISNQARLALSSEDKGSLFGNIQDIYHFNRDLLHHLETCNADPVAIAECFVSKSEEFHIYTQYCTNYPRSVAVLTECMRNKALAKFFRERQESLRHSLPLGSYLLKPVQRILKYHLLLHEIANHMEKDTETFEVVQEAIDTMQRVAWHINDMKRKHEHAVRLQEIQSLLTNWKGPDLIGYGELVLEGTFRLQRAKNERTLFLFDKLLLITKKREETFTYKAHILCCNLMLVEVIPKEPLSFSVFHYKNPKLQHTVQAKSQQDKRMWILHLKRLILENHPAKIPAKAKQAILEMDAMHHPGFHFSIPDGDKKDSPQTKEGPSPRRGRRKEPLSKLLKNARQNAANTDGEKRTSLGATLLSPVSQLALGTIGRSRSLINQSQESLDPGDHSDREEGEGPHQQDADDEDESGLGGGKRLRVPGKSSRKRLNPQASVDSIEQWKAFNMSPSDLQRARESLVRDGSHHPPLRRTSNVTEEPPESSVPSVVVTDSEHSVRNIWADHRARRAMFPTRQRTMQPDDDDEDIYQMFVPTEPGRAEPEAPSGRSDETLSPRTARPCSWHVEQLPCVQIEAPSNGSRVLRRASSVGETATEVQQNPDDNQPGHNLEVIHTESSSNDISGSSSAEQLTMDDIENVYDNINYEDLKRMGLVRRDSDGSRKEHSHCQLTIAPNVPEVPDTTEPIIKFDNYEDTNQFSTQEGKPVQRSELNMVEENIYDTICFRDPPSLEAIGINADQQRDSLLPCEQDLSGSIRAFVSEQSLRFGNDERSGTLYSVQSEPEYSSSSAFIASKHSQKGNRMSEHGDELWNDLENYIRNNEKKAERLPSAFPVNASESLKRTPSVKTSPLADPQSAMYPTKSPPAHQARPPPVRSSQSFTIPVINLSDFQGEGTTEGELQSPACSPKPLPVAPEPLPGTVKSIRNRLARLSSGSFRLEDDDLVELPPKTPPQRENSIKDLHSLFPGQLAVLDSPLASSSLLLGESVDFPLELMDKSKNRVFLMARQYSQKIKKANQLLRMRSMDPGDSCGRHRPDRRQKDLAAILEEKKQGGAAIGARIAEYSQLYDQVMFKDSSATVHHSHPGLSSSPSLPETSAEEEWLHSTYSNGELSSFMFSSGDVRNARASSTPERKLTASRSIPSFITPSSPPSQRWSSCISAPSEKDEHVYSTIQRQPSSPTRHCQSVSSLSSLQVEKNNQPGLKCNGPAVDCSPERLHGPSLGHSGRQSSLPERSTQGESDLTLHDGQHVVVLNRMSALSILTATQNYFANFKDNGDDDDYVEIRSEEEIDPENCGATQQSLSSVAGLSHQNRGPVHSRSLPCTPAHAARSLDCEHLEKYLWSEPQQSQPKIVQSLREKLHCLSSSSLA
- the LOC133640524 gene encoding pleckstrin homology domain-containing family G member 1-like isoform X1; protein product: MPTDDYSYLPDALPPVPEVPDSGSVLSSSDISTRCLRNPAFRYASLRYCSAHSMDSSPDSAERPVSYSSTSSSASSRDSHCSLGSRSTLVHNPNCIPVTSDQDSGAIRLELVPAQQLGSGEDDRRDDGDMDTGRQPGRKGTEQTATDHSEPELSLDRGTERIGQVKEPRTYVDRVVQEILDTERTYVQDLRSIVEDYLENISNQARLALSSEDKGSLFGNIQDIYHFNRDLLHHLETCNADPVAIAECFVSKSEEFHIYTQYCTNYPRSVAVLTECMRNKALAKFFRERQESLRHSLPLGSYLLKPVQRILKYHLLLHEIANHMEKDTETFEVVQEAIDTMQRVAWHINDMKRKHEHAVRLQEIQSLLTNWKGPDLIGYGELVLEGTFRLQRAKNERTLFLFDKLLLITKKREETFTYKAHILCCNLMLVEVIPKEPLSFSVFHYKNPKLQHTVQAKSQQDKRMWILHLKRLILENHPAKIPAKAKQAILEMDAMHHPGFHFSIPDGDKKDSPQTKEGPSPRRGRRKEPLSKLLKNARQNAANTDGEKRTSLGATLLSPVSQLALGTIGRSRSLINQSQESLDPGDHSDREEGEGPHQQDADDEDESGLGGGKRLRVPGKSSRKRLNPQASVDSIEQWKAFNMSPSDLQRARESLVRDGSHHPPLRRTSNVTEEPPESSVPSVVVTDSEHSVRNIWADHRARRAMFPTRQRTMQPDDDDEDIYQMFVPTEPGRAEPEAPSGRSDETLSPRTARPCSWHVEQLPCVQIEAPSNGSRVLRRASSVGETATEVQQNPDDNQPGHNLEVIHTESSSNDISGSSSAEQLTMDDIENVYDNINYEDLKRMGLVRRDSDGSRKEHSHCQLTIAPNVPEVPDTTEPIIKFDNYEDTNQFSTQEGKPVQRSELNMVEENIYDTICFRDPPSLEAIGINADQQRDSLLPCEQDLSGSIRAFVSEQSLRFGNDERSGTLYSVQSEPEYSSSSAFIASKHSQKGNRMSEHGDELWNDLENYIRNNEKKAERLPSAFPVNASESLKRTPSVKTSPLADPQSAMYPTKSPPAHQARPPPVRSSQSFTIPVINLSDFQGEGTTEGELQSPACSPKPLPVAPEPLPGTVKSIRNRLARLSSGSFRLEDDDLVELPPKTPPQRENSIKDLHSLFPGQLAVLDSPLASSSLLLGESVDFPLELMDKSKNRVFLMARQYSQKIKKANQLLRMRSMDPGDSCGRHRPDRRQKDLAAILEEKKQGGAAIGARIAEYSQLYDQVMFKDSSATVHHSHPGLSSSPSLPETSAEEEWLHSTYSNGELSSFMFSSGDVRNARASSTPERKLTASRSIPSFITPSSPPSQRWSSCISAPSEKDEHVYSTIQRQPSSPTRHCQSVSSLSSLQVEKNNQPGLKCNGPAVDCSPERLHGPSLGHSGRQSSLPERSTQGESDLTLHDGQHVVVLNRMSALSILTATQNYFANFKDNGDDDDYVEIRSEEEIDPENCGATQQSLSSVAGLSHQNRGPVHSRSLPCTPAHAARSLDCEHLEKYLWSEPQQSQPKIVQSLREKLHCLSSSSLA